The genomic stretch cacctagcacatgcaaggccctgggttcgatcctcagcaccacataaaaataaataaaaaaacaaaggtattatgtccaacttcaactaaaaaaaataaatattaaaaaaacaaacttgaagaATTATATTGCTATGGAGCTTGGATGCAAAAATCATAtggaacttttttatttaaaagcagaGTCCTCATCTTTTAGAGATAAACACTGAAATATTTCTAGATTAAATGTCTGGAATTTGGCTTAAAATAATCCATGCCATAGAAGCAAGTGGGTAGAAGTATAGAGTAATCAAGAGTTGATAAACATATGTTGTATAAGCACATGCGGATTTGTTATACTCAAACTTCTGTACTACCTTGAAGTTTTACCCATGTGAAACATGCAAACAAGATGCCTCCAGAAGTATTTGGTACACGATGAGTAATAAACATTTGTTGTAAAGATTGCTTGCAAGTATATAGTGAAAAAGCATACCAAGTGATAGCAATCAATTGAATTAAGGAAATAGAACcatttttcctcttatttccaAAATTGTCTTAGTATAATCTTTTAAATTGGGTTAAAAATGTATCTTTAAGAGACCaagataataaaaattcatttagcTTCTCATTAGTTCCAAActatcaaatttttaatctttgaattTCTATTTAAGATCTAATAAGTAGTGGTCAACAAGACCAAAACAATGCAAGAACACTGAAATTTAACCCACTAGTTTACTTTGTGAAATGGAATAGTAATTTAATAGCAGCTACCTTATCAGGggctgaatttgtattttttaatatagtgtTCATGGATCATTTAGATATACAAAACAGTTCATACTATCATCTATATATCAAACAATATCAAGATTGAGTTCTCTTCACAGGAAACTtagtctaaaattttattttatcttcattctgaaaactgccattatttggctttttctttctctactatTTTTCATTTGGCTCCTCTTTCCTGATTCAAAACATCTGTctttaaagaagtaaaaacagaagacagaaaTACACTGACCCAAGGTAAGAAGAATACATACAGGCAATGACAAAGCTTTTCCAGAGGCAGTCTGAAGAACACAAACTTAAAACTCcaaaatttttaatcaataattGCTCATTGATAAGTTATTTATTCAAGCTTAAACAAAGTCAGCTGCCTTGTTATTAGCACTTAATTTCATATTAGCACTTAATTTCTGTAAATGAATGttaaacacaaatatttatttaaccaatGATATACAAAAGTGTAGTTTAAATATTTGgcataaagcactcaaaaatacAATTCAGTAATTAAATCTTTTAGATACTAAGGAAGACTCGTGTTGCctatataaatttattaagaaatCTTAGAACTGAGATTTGAATGGACAAATCTGTAGTTTGGttacatatattcattttctacctttttatAGATTCAAAAGAGCAATACAAGAAGTGGAATCTCTAAGAATGGCTTCCAGTCACTGGAACGAAACCACCACCTCTGTTTATCAGTATCTTGGTTTTCAAGTTCAAAAAATTTACCCTTTCCATGATAACTGGAACACTGCCTGCTTTgtcattctgcttttatttatatttactgtaGTATCTTTAGTGGTGCTGGCTTTCCTTTATGAAGTGCTTGACTGCTGCTGCTgtgtaaaaaacaaaactgtgaaaGACTTGAAAAGTGAACCTAACCCTCTTAGAAGCATGATGGACAACATCAGAAAACGTGACACTGAAGTGGTCTAGCTCCTACAGAAGGTGAACAAAACCTTTAAAAGCAGCTTTAGCCTCTCCGGAGATTAAAGAAAATTTCCCTGAGGCCAACTTTTACTATAAAACTGACTCTGACTTTGGGTAAAAGATTCCTAGAAGtgaaaaacaagtgaaatatGTACTTTTTGTCTATGTATTACTCTcattaaatataaagtaaaacttCATAAATGTGAATTTACTCATCTATTTAATGTGACACAtcgaaaaatgaataaattatttctagaacaaaaatatttctggagTTCAACACTAAGCAACAAAAGTTAAACTGGAAAACAAAGCAAGGCTAATGATGCTAAAATAATCTATACCTAAACCATTCatgtaaactaaaaaataatatttgagtaACAAATATGCTATTTCAGATGTGTTTCTacatccaaaataaaattattccacTTATATATAAAGTCTTGGTtattaaaaagcaatattttctcatttattgaaGACAACATATTTTCTAATAACTTGAGTTCTTTGTAGTAAAAAGTCTCAAAATAATCAGAAGGGCCTCAAGTATACCTGCATAAAAGTCTAAAAAAACTGACTTCTTGttcaataagaaataaatgttctaGAAAAGCCCAGCCAATTTTCAAACTAAAACTTAATATTATACCCATTAAATTACACTgaagtttgttctttctttttacctCTCATATTCACACTCTCGAGGACTAATATACTTAATGCAAAAAAAGActacaaaaaaagtgaaaataagacTACTATTAGAGtcaaaagattaatattaaaatcaCCCAACACCTATTAAGAAACACAGcaatttcatttcttgaaatttCAAGGGCTGtatagataatatattttatgatcTTAATACTGTTTTGCTAACAACACATGCTCTTAACCTTAGCTGCCCTTAGGCCAGAAATGACACTCCTGGATATTTATCCCGAGAAATTAGTTTGAAAGATAAAGgatcaccaggcacagtggcacatgcttgtaattacAGCATCTGaaaaggctgaggaaagagaaatgCATGTTCAAGATCAGTCTCAGCAAGTTAACAAGACCttcttaatgagatcctgtctcaaaatttaaaagtaaaataaaaaggacaagggatgtagctcaatggtaaaaggCCCCTGAGAAAAGGGTTTGTACTAGCACTATTCAGAATAACAAAAATTTGGAAGCAAATAAGCCTTTAACTAAATATAGCACATCAACTTAATAGATTATTAAAAAGTCACTGAATACTATgataacagaaaaaatatttggcataTAAAGTGAAAACTAAATTCAGAATATAAAACTTTCAATACAATTATGGGTgctattttaagtttatattcaTATAAGAAGGTCtgaaaagaaatatggaaaaatgagaatagataacattttaaaagtaatgtgagggttgtgactcagtggtggtaaatcatttgcctagcacatgagagggtTCAATTATCAgagccacataaaataaataaaggtattgtgtccatctacaactaaaaataaaaaaataatgtgagaGCCAGGCTTAgcggcacacacctataatcccagcagttcaggaggctgaggcaggaagagcacaagctcaaagccagcctcagcaatttatcaaggccctaaatTAGtaaagaccatgtctcaaaaaaaaaaaaaaaaaaaagggctggggat from Ictidomys tridecemlineatus isolate mIctTri1 chromosome 14, mIctTri1.hap1, whole genome shotgun sequence encodes the following:
- the Smim18 gene encoding small integral membrane protein 18 — its product is MASSHWNETTTSVYQYLGFQVQKIYPFHDNWNTACFVILLLFIFTVVSLVVLAFLYEVLDCCCCVKNKTVKDLKSEPNPLRSMMDNIRKRDTEVV